One Kitasatospora sp. NBC_01266 genomic window carries:
- a CDS encoding HAD family hydrolase, with translation MLGLPDHIRAYLFDLDGVLTQTAKVHAAAWKSMFDDFLREEARRTGDEFVPFDPVEDYDRYVDGRPRLDGTRTFLESRSIELPEGGEADPPGTRSVYGLSTTKNDLVLRLIREQGVQPYPGSVEYLHRLRVLGLPRAVVSSSANCRDVLKAAGIDGLFDVVIDGQVAKREGLPGKPAPDTYLAAAKTLGVEPKDAAVFEDALAGVASGRAGGFGTVVGVNRTGQRAALLENGADLVVDDLSELIEGAAQ, from the coding sequence ATGCTGGGGCTACCCGACCATATCCGTGCTTATCTCTTCGACCTCGACGGCGTGCTGACGCAGACCGCCAAAGTGCACGCCGCCGCCTGGAAGTCGATGTTCGACGACTTCCTGCGCGAGGAAGCCCGCCGCACCGGCGACGAGTTCGTGCCGTTCGACCCGGTCGAGGACTACGACCGCTACGTGGACGGCCGGCCGCGGCTGGACGGCACCAGGACCTTCCTGGAGTCCCGCTCGATCGAGTTGCCGGAAGGTGGCGAAGCCGACCCGCCGGGCACCCGCAGCGTGTACGGTCTCAGCACCACCAAGAACGACCTGGTGCTGCGCCTGATCCGTGAGCAGGGCGTTCAGCCGTACCCGGGTTCGGTGGAGTACCTGCACCGGCTGCGGGTGCTCGGCCTGCCGCGGGCGGTGGTCTCGTCCTCCGCCAACTGCCGTGACGTGCTCAAGGCAGCGGGTATCGACGGCCTCTTCGACGTCGTGATCGACGGCCAGGTGGCCAAGCGCGAGGGCCTGCCCGGCAAGCCGGCCCCCGACACCTACCTGGCCGCCGCCAAGACCCTGGGTGTGGAGCCCAAGGACGCGGCGGTCTTCGAGGACGCGCTCGCCGGAGTGGCCTCCGGTCGGGCGGGGGGCTTCGGGACGGTGGTCGGGGTCAACCGGACCGGCCAGCGCGCGGCCCTGCTGGAGAACGGCGCGGACCTGGTGGTCGACGACCTGTCCGAACTGATCGAGGGGGCGGCGCAGTGA
- a CDS encoding glycoside hydrolase family 65 protein, producing the protein MTAQEGFAVDPWSVTEHRLDLAGLARSESVFALSNGHIGLRANLDEGEPHGLPGTYLNGVFELRPLPYPEGGYGYPESGQSVINVTNGKLIRLLVDDEPFDLRYGELRGHRRSLDFREGVLRREAEWTSPAGRTIKIHTARLVSLTQRAIAAVQYEVEAVDGPVRIVVQSELVANEQLPEGGEGDPRAAAVLEAPLVAEAHHAHETKATLVHRTRYSGLRIAAGMDHLIEGPDGVSVTSEARHDQARISATTVLQPGERLRVTKFIGYGWSATRSLPAVRDQVEAAITAARYSSWDGLVAEQKAYLNDFWDSSDIEIDGDVELQQAVRFALFHVLQASARSEERAIPAKGLTGPGYDGHSFWDTETFVLPVLTYCAPGAVAQALRWRYSTLPLARERAAQLGLAGAVFPWRTIRGEECSGYWPAGTAAFHIGADIAVAVVRYVRATGDIEFERNYGLELLVETARMWRSLGHHDAQGRFRLEGVTGPDEYSAVADNNVFTNLMAQSNLKAAAEAVGRHQLEAAALGVNTEETAAWRDAAKAMYIPYDEKLGVHPQADGFTDHQIWDFENTPQEKYPLLLHYPYFDLYRKQVVKQSDLVLAMQIRGDAFTPEQKARNFAYYERLTVRDSSLSACTQAVMAAEVGQLDLAYDYTAEAALMDLHDLGGNTRDGLHMASLAGACIALVAGFGGMRDHGESLAFRPRLPAGLTRLGFSMRVRQHLLKVEISHEETSYTLREGDKLRVAHDGEELWVEVGAPVRRPTLNPPAGERPTQPPGREPARRAPQAGPLNTSALGGEHLAAE; encoded by the coding sequence GTGACCGCACAGGAGGGCTTCGCGGTCGATCCGTGGAGCGTCACCGAACACCGGCTGGACCTGGCCGGCCTGGCCCGCAGTGAATCCGTCTTCGCGCTCTCCAACGGCCACATCGGCCTGCGCGCGAACCTGGACGAGGGCGAGCCGCACGGCCTGCCCGGCACCTATCTCAACGGCGTCTTCGAACTGCGCCCGCTGCCCTACCCGGAGGGCGGCTACGGCTACCCGGAGTCGGGGCAGAGCGTCATCAACGTCACCAACGGCAAGCTGATCCGGCTGCTGGTCGACGACGAGCCGTTCGACCTGCGGTACGGCGAACTGCGCGGCCACCGCCGCTCGCTGGACTTCCGCGAGGGCGTGCTGCGCCGCGAGGCCGAGTGGACCTCGCCGGCCGGCCGGACGATCAAGATCCACACCGCCCGCCTGGTCTCGCTCACCCAGCGGGCGATCGCCGCGGTGCAGTACGAGGTCGAGGCGGTCGACGGTCCGGTCCGGATCGTGGTCCAGTCCGAGCTGGTCGCCAACGAGCAGCTGCCGGAGGGCGGCGAGGGCGACCCGCGGGCGGCGGCCGTGCTGGAGGCGCCGCTGGTCGCCGAGGCGCACCACGCGCACGAGACCAAGGCCACCCTGGTGCACCGCACCCGGTACAGCGGCCTGCGGATCGCGGCCGGCATGGACCACCTGATCGAGGGGCCGGACGGCGTCAGCGTCACCTCGGAGGCCCGGCACGACCAGGCCAGGATCAGCGCCACCACCGTGCTGCAGCCCGGTGAGCGGCTGCGGGTCACCAAGTTCATCGGCTACGGCTGGTCGGCCACCCGCTCGCTGCCGGCCGTGCGCGACCAGGTCGAGGCCGCGATCACCGCCGCCCGGTACTCCAGCTGGGACGGCCTGGTGGCCGAGCAGAAGGCGTACCTGAACGACTTCTGGGACTCCAGCGACATCGAGATCGACGGTGACGTCGAACTCCAGCAGGCGGTCCGGTTCGCGCTCTTCCACGTGCTGCAGGCCTCCGCGCGCAGCGAGGAACGGGCCATCCCGGCCAAGGGGTTGACCGGTCCCGGCTACGACGGACACAGCTTCTGGGACACCGAGACCTTCGTGCTGCCGGTGCTCACCTACTGCGCGCCCGGCGCGGTCGCCCAGGCGCTGCGCTGGCGGTACAGCACGCTGCCGCTGGCCCGCGAGCGGGCCGCCCAACTGGGCCTGGCCGGCGCGGTGTTCCCGTGGCGGACGATCCGCGGTGAGGAGTGCTCGGGCTACTGGCCGGCCGGCACCGCGGCCTTCCACATCGGCGCGGACATCGCGGTCGCCGTGGTCCGCTACGTCCGGGCCACCGGGGACATCGAGTTCGAGCGCAACTACGGCCTGGAGCTGCTGGTCGAGACCGCCCGGATGTGGCGCTCGCTCGGCCACCACGACGCGCAGGGCCGGTTCCGGCTCGAGGGCGTCACCGGGCCCGACGAGTACAGCGCGGTCGCCGACAACAACGTCTTCACCAACCTGATGGCGCAGAGCAACCTGAAGGCCGCGGCCGAGGCCGTGGGCCGCCACCAGTTGGAGGCCGCCGCCCTCGGGGTGAACACCGAGGAGACCGCCGCCTGGCGCGACGCGGCCAAGGCGATGTACATCCCGTACGACGAGAAGCTCGGCGTCCACCCGCAGGCGGACGGCTTCACCGACCACCAGATCTGGGACTTCGAGAACACCCCGCAGGAGAAGTACCCGCTGCTGCTGCACTACCCGTACTTCGACCTGTACCGCAAGCAGGTGGTCAAGCAGTCCGACCTGGTGCTCGCGATGCAGATCAGGGGCGACGCCTTCACGCCCGAGCAGAAGGCCCGCAACTTCGCCTACTACGAGCGCCTGACGGTGCGCGACTCCTCGCTCTCGGCCTGCACCCAGGCCGTGATGGCGGCCGAGGTGGGCCAGCTCGACCTGGCCTACGACTACACCGCCGAGGCCGCCCTGATGGACCTGCACGACCTGGGCGGCAACACCCGCGACGGCCTGCACATGGCCTCGCTGGCCGGCGCCTGCATCGCGCTGGTGGCCGGTTTCGGCGGCATGCGCGACCACGGCGAGTCGCTCGCCTTCCGGCCCCGGCTGCCCGCCGGGCTGACCCGGCTGGGCTTCTCGATGCGGGTGCGCCAGCACCTGCTGAAGGTGGAGATCAGCCACGAGGAGACCAGTTACACGCTGCGCGAGGGCGACAAGCTGCGGGTGGCGCACGACGGTGAGGAACTCTGGGTGGAGGTCGGCGCGCCGGTGCGGCGCCCGACCCTCAACCCGCCGGCCGGTGAGCGGCCGACCCAGCCGCCCGGGCGTGAGCCGGCCCGCCGCGCGCCGCAGGCCGGTCCGCTGAACACCTCGGCGCTGGGCGGGGAGCATCTGGCCGCCGAGTAG
- a CDS encoding helix-turn-helix domain-containing protein — translation MTSESDEGELPGLGARLREHRLAARLTLEVAASRAGLSPAYLSRLETGRRQPSLPVLLALARLYGATVAGLLGEQPGVPDPVVRGGEITPSTTGGWGYRRAGVAGLAMQALRVWIPPGLQDAVVRVHAGEEWLHVTRGRLRLALGETGYLLEPGDSAQFDSLTPHRFAAEGTEGVELLFVHTLLQSPASDLCLPVPNRAP, via the coding sequence ATGACCAGCGAATCCGACGAGGGCGAACTGCCCGGACTCGGTGCCCGCCTGCGCGAGCACCGGCTGGCCGCTCGCCTCACCCTGGAGGTCGCGGCCTCCAGAGCCGGGCTCTCGCCAGCCTACCTCTCCCGGCTGGAGACCGGCCGTCGCCAGCCCTCGCTGCCGGTGCTGCTCGCGCTCGCCCGGCTCTACGGCGCCACGGTGGCCGGTCTGCTCGGCGAACAGCCCGGCGTGCCCGACCCCGTGGTCCGCGGCGGCGAGATCACCCCGAGCACCACCGGCGGCTGGGGCTACCGGCGGGCCGGGGTGGCGGGCCTGGCCATGCAGGCGCTGCGGGTGTGGATCCCGCCCGGCCTGCAGGACGCCGTGGTGCGGGTGCACGCCGGCGAGGAGTGGCTGCACGTCACCCGGGGCCGGCTGCGGCTGGCCCTGGGGGAGACCGGCTACCTGCTGGAACCGGGCGACAGCGCCCAGTTCGACTCGCTCACCCCGCACCGCTTCGCCGCCGAGGGCACCGAGGGCGTGGAACTGCTCTTCGTCCACACCCTGTTGCAGAGCCCGGCCAGCGACCTCTGCCTGCCGGTGCCGAACCGCGCACCCTGA
- a CDS encoding DUF6126 family protein yields the protein MAVQHPRPHYAPTTDGGKRTDHRVAIRVGIYLAAAHGFAAFLYLLFWLGAHRG from the coding sequence ATGGCTGTCCAGCACCCCCGTCCGCACTACGCCCCCACCACCGACGGCGGCAAGCGCACCGACCACCGGGTGGCGATCCGGGTCGGCATCTACCTGGCCGCGGCGCACGGCTTCGCCGCCTTCCTCTACCTGCTCTTCTGGCTCGGCGCCCACCGCGGCTGA
- a CDS encoding response regulator transcription factor, which translates to MGAGLGAGLGADEPAPRVLIADDQALVRTGFRLILAARGIEVVGEAADGAEAVAAARRLRPDVVLMDIRMPTMDGLTAARQVLAEAPQCRVIMLTTFDLDQYVYAALSLGASGFLLKDVTSDHLVAAVRLVSTGDALLAPSITRRLVERFATGGSTAGPAPATAAPAVHRDLTPLTPRELEVLTLLGRGRSNAELARELTLSEATVKTHVARIFAKLALRDRAQAVVLAYETGLVAPGDADE; encoded by the coding sequence ATGGGTGCCGGTCTAGGTGCCGGCCTCGGTGCGGACGAGCCGGCGCCCCGGGTGCTGATCGCCGATGACCAGGCCCTGGTCCGCACCGGTTTCCGGCTGATCCTGGCCGCCCGCGGCATCGAGGTGGTCGGCGAGGCCGCCGACGGCGCCGAGGCGGTGGCGGCGGCCCGGCGGCTGCGGCCCGACGTGGTGCTGATGGACATCCGGATGCCCACCATGGACGGACTGACCGCCGCCCGGCAGGTGCTGGCCGAGGCCCCGCAGTGCCGGGTGATCATGCTGACCACCTTCGACCTGGACCAGTACGTGTACGCCGCGCTGTCGCTCGGGGCCAGCGGCTTCCTGCTCAAGGACGTCACGTCCGACCACCTGGTCGCCGCCGTCCGCCTGGTGAGCACCGGCGACGCGCTGCTCGCCCCCTCGATCACCCGCCGCCTGGTGGAGCGCTTCGCCACCGGCGGCAGCACGGCGGGCCCGGCCCCCGCGACGGCCGCCCCCGCGGTGCACCGCGACCTCACCCCCCTGACCCCCCGTGAGCTGGAGGTGCTCACCCTGCTCGGCCGGGGCCGTTCCAACGCCGAACTCGCCCGCGAACTCACGCTGAGCGAAGCCACCGTGAAGACCCATGTGGCCCGGATCTTCGCCAAGCTCGCACTGCGCGACCGCGCCCAGGCCGTGGTCCTCGCCTACGAGACCGGCCTGGTCGCCCCCGGCGACGCGGACGAGTAG
- a CDS encoding sensor histidine kinase → MGTTGNGWPTIGLAVIAALAGAAAAVLGVALLRATRRHRTALEERGWLLERERESAARTAVDAERARIAGELHDIVSHNVSVMVVQAGAAREVLTVLPEEAATALRAVEGAGRDALTELRHLLGLLAPAADGSEEAELGGSAALAPQPGLRRLGALVDRIAFAGLPVEVRISGEPRKLPEGIDVTAYRIVQEALTNALKHGEAERAEVTVRYADHALRVEVLNSGPSVLSGAGGGVRRARDADGAGRGLLGLRERVAVYGGDLDARRRLGGGFRVRARIPLDRPLDRAGDPS, encoded by the coding sequence GTGGGGACTACGGGGAATGGCTGGCCGACCATCGGCCTGGCGGTCATCGCCGCGCTGGCCGGCGCCGCGGCCGCAGTGCTCGGGGTGGCGCTATTACGGGCAACGCGACGGCACCGGACAGCACTTGAAGAGCGCGGCTGGCTGCTCGAACGCGAACGCGAGAGCGCGGCGCGCACCGCCGTGGACGCCGAGCGGGCCAGGATCGCCGGCGAGCTGCACGACATCGTCAGCCACAACGTGAGCGTCATGGTGGTCCAGGCCGGCGCCGCCCGCGAGGTGCTGACCGTGCTGCCCGAGGAGGCGGCGACCGCGCTGCGCGCCGTGGAGGGCGCCGGGCGCGACGCGCTGACCGAACTGCGGCATCTGCTGGGACTGCTGGCGCCGGCCGCGGACGGCAGCGAGGAGGCGGAGCTGGGCGGATCGGCCGCGCTCGCGCCGCAACCGGGTCTGCGGCGGCTGGGGGCACTGGTGGACCGGATCGCCTTCGCCGGACTGCCGGTCGAGGTGCGGATCTCCGGGGAGCCCCGGAAGCTGCCCGAGGGGATCGATGTGACGGCGTACCGGATCGTGCAGGAGGCGCTGACCAACGCGCTCAAGCACGGCGAGGCGGAGCGGGCCGAGGTGACGGTGCGGTACGCGGACCACGCGTTGCGGGTGGAGGTGCTGAACAGCGGGCCGAGCGTGCTCTCGGGGGCCGGTGGCGGGGTGCGCCGGGCGCGCGACGCGGACGGCGCCGGGCGCGGGCTGCTCGGACTGCGCGAGCGGGTGGCCGTGTACGGCGGCGACCTGGACGCCCGGCGGCGGCTGGGCGGCGGCTTCCGGGTCCGGGCCCGGATCCCGCTGGACCGGCCGCTGGACCGGGCGGGGGATCCGTCGTGA
- a CDS encoding TetR-like C-terminal domain-containing protein — translation MPRAGLTPDLVVDHALALIDADGPEALTLAAVALRAKVAAPSLYKHVPGGLGGLRRLIGIRVTGDLGATLDAAIAGLSGDAAIAALLRAYHGYATEYPNRYAALPQSPSSGDQQLIGASSALIGTIFKVLQGYGIADTEAVHAARTVRALSHGFASLVIAGAFQMSEDLTVTQDRLIGLLTSGLREWPGRA, via the coding sequence ATGCCCCGCGCCGGACTGACCCCCGACCTCGTGGTCGACCACGCGCTCGCGCTGATCGACGCCGACGGTCCCGAGGCGCTGACCCTGGCGGCCGTGGCGCTGCGCGCCAAGGTGGCCGCCCCCTCGCTCTACAAGCACGTGCCCGGAGGGCTGGGCGGACTGCGCCGGCTGATCGGCATCCGGGTCACCGGCGACCTCGGGGCCACCTTGGACGCCGCCATCGCCGGCCTCAGCGGGGACGCCGCGATCGCCGCGCTGCTGCGCGCCTACCACGGCTACGCGACCGAGTACCCGAACCGCTACGCCGCCCTGCCGCAGAGCCCGTCCAGCGGCGACCAGCAGTTGATCGGCGCCTCCAGCGCGCTGATCGGCACCATCTTCAAGGTGCTGCAGGGCTACGGGATCGCGGACACCGAGGCGGTGCACGCGGCCCGCACCGTCCGGGCGCTCTCACACGGCTTCGCCTCCCTGGTGATCGCCGGGGCCTTCCAGATGAGCGAGGACCTGACGGTGACCCAGGACCGGCTGATCGGACTGCTGACCAGCGGCCTGCGGGAGTGGCCCGGCCGGGCCTGA
- a CDS encoding alpha/beta fold hydrolase, which yields MNATTTPRTRFLQLPGGSLAFDDTAGPGTPVVLLPGMLDTRLEYRHLRPLLIAAGHRVITMDLRGFGESSISWDDYTPAAIADDVLALLDHLDIAKAVLVGHSYTGASVVKAATLAPERVAGIALLDAFIEQPPANALMRGAVHLLGSAVIAFPKVWGYYLNKMAMPTTKPADHTQYVAGLVADLRTPGRKQATRGHVRGDSAPVGWTVGFRSPALVVMGSKDPDFQKPELVAERQAKVLNARKVIIDGAGHYPMSDYPQATADALLPFLAEVA from the coding sequence GTGAACGCCACCACCACCCCCCGGACCCGGTTCCTGCAGCTCCCCGGCGGCAGCCTCGCCTTCGACGACACCGCCGGCCCCGGCACCCCGGTGGTCCTGCTGCCCGGCATGCTGGACACCCGCCTCGAGTACCGGCACCTGCGCCCACTGCTCATCGCCGCCGGACACCGGGTGATCACCATGGATCTGCGGGGCTTCGGCGAGTCCTCGATCAGCTGGGACGACTACACCCCCGCCGCGATCGCCGACGACGTGCTCGCCCTGCTCGACCACCTGGACATCGCCAAGGCCGTCCTGGTCGGCCACTCCTACACCGGCGCCAGCGTGGTGAAGGCGGCCACCCTGGCCCCCGAGCGGGTGGCCGGCATCGCCCTGCTGGACGCGTTCATCGAGCAGCCGCCCGCGAACGCGCTGATGCGCGGCGCGGTCCACCTGCTCGGCTCCGCGGTGATCGCCTTCCCCAAGGTCTGGGGCTACTACCTGAACAAGATGGCGATGCCCACCACCAAGCCGGCCGACCACACGCAGTACGTCGCCGGCCTGGTCGCCGACCTGCGCACGCCCGGCCGCAAGCAGGCCACCCGCGGCCACGTCCGGGGCGACTCGGCGCCGGTCGGCTGGACCGTGGGCTTCCGCTCCCCCGCGCTGGTCGTGATGGGCAGCAAGGACCCCGACTTCCAGAAGCCGGAGCTGGTGGCCGAGCGGCAGGCGAAGGTGCTCAACGCCCGTAAGGTGATCATCGACGGTGCCGGGCACTACCCGATGTCGGACTACCCGCAGGCCACCGCCGACGCCCTGCTCCCCTTCCTCGCCGAGGTGGCCTGA
- a CDS encoding YiaA/YiaB family inner membrane protein: MTSAIRPQPSSAYYVQAILSFALAAGGLAIGIAYLPVTAWTRAFLALGLLYTVTSAFTLAKVIRDRQEAGEIVTRVDQARLEKLLAEHDPFRADGA; the protein is encoded by the coding sequence ATGACTTCCGCGATCCGCCCACAGCCATCGTCCGCCTATTACGTCCAGGCGATCCTCTCCTTCGCACTCGCCGCCGGCGGGCTCGCGATCGGTATCGCCTATCTGCCGGTGACCGCCTGGACCCGAGCCTTCCTCGCTCTCGGCCTGCTCTACACGGTCACCTCCGCCTTCACCCTCGCCAAAGTGATCCGCGACAGACAGGAGGCCGGCGAGATCGTCACCCGGGTCGACCAGGCCCGGCTGGAGAAGCTGCTCGCCGAGCACGACCCGTTCCGGGCCGACGGGGCCTGA
- a CDS encoding M23 family metallopeptidase: protein MALTHSPESRTESSGTGLLDHPGAPADLARHRVPRQARAGAPVLGVTAMAAALGATTGLTATAAAAATPTPAPTTAITAPDGTAATDQDGAADPGLALAARIQQQADTRRTAAEEAARLEAAHEAAAKRAAQQAVAAAQVRTEAQPQAPVAEPPVAEAPVAEAAPAPTVRPPLAKYTLGAGQDPSAAHWAQLRTGLDLAAPAGTPVTAITAGTVSSAGWSGTYGYRVIQTLPDGTELWYCHLAAITVPAGPVAPGTVLGQVGATGAAAGPRPGGVPGGPQLHLEVRPAGAGPVDPAGWLRAHGVEL from the coding sequence GTGGCGTTGACGCACTCTCCGGAGAGCCGCACCGAGTCGAGCGGCACCGGACTGCTCGACCACCCCGGCGCTCCCGCCGACCTCGCCCGGCACCGGGTGCCCCGCCAGGCGCGGGCCGGTGCTCCGGTCCTCGGCGTCACCGCGATGGCCGCCGCGCTCGGTGCCACCACCGGCCTGACCGCCACCGCCGCGGCTGCCGCCACCCCGACCCCCGCGCCCACCACCGCGATCACCGCGCCGGACGGGACCGCCGCCACCGACCAGGACGGCGCCGCCGACCCCGGCCTCGCGCTGGCCGCGCGGATCCAGCAGCAGGCGGACACCCGGCGCACCGCCGCCGAGGAGGCCGCGCGGCTGGAGGCGGCCCACGAGGCGGCCGCCAAGCGCGCGGCGCAGCAGGCCGTCGCCGCGGCCCAGGTCCGGACCGAGGCCCAGCCGCAGGCACCCGTCGCCGAGCCGCCGGTGGCCGAGGCCCCGGTCGCCGAGGCCGCGCCGGCCCCGACCGTGCGGCCGCCGCTGGCCAAGTACACGCTCGGCGCCGGCCAGGACCCGTCCGCCGCGCACTGGGCGCAGCTGCGGACCGGCCTCGACCTCGCCGCGCCCGCCGGCACCCCGGTCACCGCGATCACGGCGGGGACCGTCAGCTCGGCCGGCTGGTCCGGCACGTACGGCTACCGGGTGATCCAGACCCTGCCGGACGGCACCGAGCTCTGGTACTGCCACCTCGCCGCGATCACCGTCCCCGCCGGCCCGGTCGCCCCCGGCACCGTGCTCGGCCAGGTCGGTGCCACCGGCGCGGCCGCGGGCCCGCGGCCGGGCGGTGTCCCCGGGGGCCCGCAGCTGCACCTGGAGGTCCGGCCGGCCGGCGCCGGCCCGGTCGACCCCGCCGGCTGGCTGCGCGCGCACGGCGTCGAACTCTGA
- a CDS encoding GNAT family N-acetyltransferase, with product MHPVLLTGPRLTIREFHHVPRDVDALHAIFGDPETARFLPFEPRDREDCADQVALYLEEAENTPRTVYRLAVTLTEEGEDAVPLGNAVLGVEGHPGQRAAFIGYALRRDVWGRGYATEIARLLCDFGFNTLGLHRLAARLDPQNLASARVLRKLGFQLEGRLRDDLYLRGAWHDALQYSLLEEEWPTGG from the coding sequence ATGCATCCCGTCCTGCTCACCGGGCCGCGACTGACCATCCGCGAGTTCCACCACGTACCGCGCGACGTCGACGCCCTGCACGCGATCTTCGGCGACCCCGAGACCGCCCGATTCCTGCCCTTCGAGCCGCGTGACCGGGAGGACTGCGCCGACCAGGTCGCGCTCTACCTGGAGGAGGCCGAGAACACCCCGCGCACCGTCTACCGGCTGGCCGTCACGCTGACCGAGGAGGGCGAGGACGCCGTGCCGCTCGGCAACGCGGTCCTCGGCGTCGAGGGACACCCCGGCCAGCGGGCGGCGTTCATCGGCTACGCGCTGCGCCGGGACGTCTGGGGTCGCGGCTACGCCACCGAGATCGCCCGGCTGCTCTGCGACTTCGGCTTCAACACCCTGGGCCTGCACCGGCTGGCCGCCCGGCTCGACCCGCAGAACCTGGCCTCCGCCCGGGTGCTGCGCAAGCTCGGCTTCCAGTTGGAGGGGCGGCTGCGGGACGACCTCTACCTGCGCGGCGCCTGGCACGACGCGCTGCAGTACTCGCTGCTCGAGGAGGAGTGGCCGACCGGGGGTTAA
- a CDS encoding sensor domain-containing protein yields MTMTSSPHRPSFGRRTYQEVGYVFASLFTAIVGFVWTVAFFMLGTGTLVTALGFPVFALLLVGARGLGAVERGRVARLLGTRLPAPPAPVRAPGTGLWGRITAQLTDPAGWRAVAYHLLMFPWHLISFVLTVTFWALGFALALLPAYNWVFPKYVGWPGYRLYDFQRDGVHHVYYLAHFWQLAAASLTGFLLLVLAAGLTHASTAVSRRAAAALLSA; encoded by the coding sequence ATGACGATGACGAGCTCGCCGCACCGCCCCTCGTTCGGCCGCAGGACCTACCAGGAGGTCGGCTATGTGTTCGCCTCCCTCTTCACCGCGATCGTCGGCTTCGTCTGGACCGTCGCCTTCTTCATGCTCGGCACCGGAACCCTGGTGACCGCGCTCGGCTTCCCGGTGTTCGCGCTGCTGCTCGTCGGGGCGCGCGGGCTCGGCGCGGTCGAGCGCGGACGGGTGGCCCGGCTGCTCGGCACCCGGCTGCCCGCGCCGCCCGCTCCGGTGCGGGCGCCGGGCACCGGCCTCTGGGGGCGGATCACCGCGCAGCTGACCGACCCGGCGGGGTGGCGGGCGGTCGCCTACCACCTGCTGATGTTCCCCTGGCACCTGATCAGCTTCGTCCTGACCGTCACCTTCTGGGCCCTCGGCTTCGCGCTGGCGCTGCTGCCCGCCTACAACTGGGTCTTCCCGAAGTACGTGGGCTGGCCCGGCTACCGCCTCTACGACTTCCAGCGGGACGGGGTGCACCACGTCTACTACCTCGCGCACTTCTGGCAGCTGGCCGCCGCCTCGCTGACGGGCTTCCTGCTGCTCGTCCTGGCGGCCGGGCTGACCCACGCGTCGACCGCCGTCTCGCGCCGCGCGGCAGCCGCCCTGCTGTCCGCCTGA
- a CDS encoding methyltransferase domain-containing protein — protein MLITSRPLDEYCGIFGLSRAELRALPGPVLDCPGGAAGLVAEARALGCRVLAADPAYADPGPELLAQAEAARHTMARAMPAAPQRHLAPRHRSYDSYLRSWDRARALFAADRAAHPGDYVAAALPALPFADDSFALTLSSYLLFAYPERFAPADQLAALRELVRVTAPDGEVRVHPLHDAESRRCPHLAELRAALGAQGISSELRTVRAPGDGRRRYLLALTRHHRYRPVPWTNT, from the coding sequence ATGCTGATCACCTCCCGGCCGCTGGACGAGTACTGCGGCATCTTCGGCCTCAGCCGCGCCGAGCTGCGGGCGCTGCCCGGTCCGGTGCTCGACTGTCCGGGCGGTGCCGCGGGACTGGTCGCCGAGGCCAGGGCGCTGGGCTGCCGGGTGCTGGCCGCCGACCCCGCCTACGCCGACCCGGGCCCCGAGCTGCTGGCCCAGGCCGAGGCGGCCCGGCACACCATGGCCCGCGCGATGCCCGCCGCTCCGCAGCGCCACCTCGCGCCGCGCCACCGGTCCTACGACTCGTACCTGCGCAGCTGGGACCGGGCCCGCGCGCTGTTCGCCGCCGACCGGGCCGCCCACCCCGGCGACTACGTGGCCGCCGCGCTGCCCGCGCTGCCGTTCGCGGACGACAGCTTCGCCCTCACCCTCAGCTCCTATCTGCTCTTCGCCTACCCCGAGCGGTTCGCCCCGGCCGACCAACTGGCCGCGCTGCGCGAACTGGTCCGGGTCACCGCGCCGGACGGCGAGGTCCGGGTCCACCCGCTGCACGACGCCGAGAGCCGCCGCTGCCCGCACCTGGCCGAGCTGCGCGCCGCGCTCGGTGCCCAGGGCATCAGCAGCGAACTGCGCACCGTGCGGGCGCCGGGCGACGGGCGCCGCCGCTACCTACTCGCCCTGACCCGGCATCACCGCTACCGTCCCGTCCCATGGACGAACACCTGA